A stretch of the Vanacampus margaritifer isolate UIUO_Vmar chromosome 6, RoL_Vmar_1.0, whole genome shotgun sequence genome encodes the following:
- the det1 gene encoding DET1 homolog: MDGDMPTLKPRRIQNQNVVHRLEKRRICSGRPGAHWYRVRCFHQNLFPNFTVVNVEKPPCFLRKFSPDGRCFIAFSSDQTSLEIYEYQGCQAAQDLLRGQEGETLLTANDQRSLNIRGRLFERFFSLLHVTNVASNGEHLNRECSLFTDDCRYVIVGSAVYVPEEPQPYFFEVYRNNESVTPNPRSPLEDYSLHIIDLHTGKLCDTRSFKFDKIILSHNQGLYLYRNILAVLSVQQQTIHVFQVTPEGTFLDVRTIGRFCYEDDLLTLSAVYTEAQAESQPGFPRLYTDKTINSLKHRLLVYLWRRAEQDGSATAKRRFFQFFDQLRRLRMWKMQLLDEHHLFIKYTSEDVVTLRVTDPSQPSFFVVYNMVSTQVLAVFENTSDQLLELFENFCDLFRNATLHSHAVQFPCSASSNNYARQVQRRFKDTIVNAKYGGHTEAVRRLLGQLPISAQSYSSSPYLDLSLFSYDDKWVSVMERPKTCGDHPIRFYARDSGLLKFKIQAGLLGRPVNHAVRRLVAFTFHPFEPFAISVQRTNAEYVVNFHMRHVYA, from the exons ATGGATGGAGACATGCCCACCCTTAAGCCCAGGAGGATCCAGAATCAAAATGTGGTCCATCGTCTTGAGAAGCGTAGGATCTGCTCGGGCCGGCCCGGCGCTCACTGGTACAGAGTACGCTGCTTCCACCAGAACCTGTTTCCCAACTTTACGGTGGTCAATGTGGAAAAGCCTCCTTGCTTCCTGAGGAAGTTCTCACCTGATGGACGCTGCTTCATCGCCTTCTCATCCGACCAGACATCTCTAGAG ATTTACGAATACCAAGGCTGCCAAGCTGCCCAGGACCTTCTGAGAGGCCAGGAGGGTGAGACTCTTCTAACGGCCAATGACCAGCGCTCGCTCAACATCCGAGGCCGCCTATTTGAACGTTTTTTCTCCTTGCTCCACGTCACCAATGTGGCCTCGAATGGAGAACACCTCAACCGCGAGTGTAGCCTCTTCACCGACGATTGCCGCTACGTCATTGTAGGCTCGGCTGTGTATGTCCCTGAGGAGCCGCAACCATATTTCTTCGAG GTTTATCGCAACAACGAATCTGTGACTCCCAACCCTCGATCCCCCTTAGAGGACTATTCCCTCCACATCATCGACCTCCATACGGGCAAACTGTGTGACACCAGGTCCTTTAAATTTGACAAGATCATCCTGTCCCACAATCAGGGCCTCTACCTCTACAGAAACATCCTGGCTGTGCTGTCGGTACAGCAGCAGACCATACATGTCTTTCAG GTGACTCCAGAGGGAACGTTTCTGGATGTCAGGACCATAGGACGGTTCTGTTATGAGGATGACCTCCTGACTCTTTCGGCTGTTTACACAGAGGCTCAGGCTGAGAGCCAGCCGGGCTTCCCGCGTCTCTACACAGACAAAACGATCAACTCTCTTAAGCACAGACTGCTGGTCTACCTGTGGAGAAGGGCTGAACAGGATGGCAGTGCTACTGCTAAGAGAAG ATTTTTCCAGTTTTTCGATCAGCTGAGGAGACTGAGGATGTGGAAGATGCAGCTGCTGGATGAGCATCATCTCTTTATTAAATACACAAGTGAAGATGTGGTTACGCTCAGGGTCACAGACCCCTCACAG CCATCTTTCTTTGTCGTGTACAACATGGTGTCGACGCAGGTGCTGGCCGTCTTTGAGAACACATCCGATCAGCTCCTGGAGCTGTTTGAGAATTTCTGCGACCTGTTCCGAAACGCTACGCTGCACAGCCATGCTGTCCAGTTTCCCTGTTCCGCCTCCTCCAATAACTACGCTCGGCAAGTCCAAAGAAG ATTCAAAGACACCATCGTGAATGCCAAATATGGCGGCCATACTGAGGCGGTACGCCGGCTGCTGGGTCAGCTGCCAATTAGTGCGCAGTCATACAGCAGTAGCCCTTACCTAGACCTATCACTATTCAGCTATGATGACAAGTGGGTGTCGGTGATGGAGAGGCCCAAGACCTGCGGAGACCACCCAATCAG GTTCTATGCACGTGACTCTGGCCTGCTAAAGTTTAAGATCCAGGCGGGCCTGCTGGGACGGCCGGTCAACCACGCTGTGCGGCGCTTGGTCGCTTTCACCTTCCACCCTTTCGAACCCTTTGCCATTTCTGTCCAGCGCACCAATGCCGAGTATGTGGTCAACTTCCACATGAGGCATGTTTATGCGTGA